The following proteins come from a genomic window of Aquimarina sp. MAR_2010_214:
- a CDS encoding 1-deoxy-D-xylulose-5-phosphate synthase — protein MQQSFLSNIKYPSDLRKLSPDQLPKLARELRDFVINIVAAKEGHLGASLGVIELTIALHYIFDTPNDLLVWDVGHQAYPHKILTGRKDTFHTNRQLGGISGFPKRNESDYDTFGVGHSSTSISAVLGMAIASKLKGDITKQHVAVIGDASIASGMAFEGLNHAGVTDTNMLVILNDNAIGIDPSVGALKEYLTKAKIGVRPRKNNIIEALNFNYFGPVDGHDLPMLLKTLEKLKTTKGPKLLHIITTKGKGLKQAEENQVKYHAPGKFDASTGDLISKDNTGLPPKFQDVFGFTILELARENKKIVGITPAMPTGSSLKYMMEEIPDRAFDVGIAEQHAVTLAAGMATQGMIPFCTIYSTFLQRAYDQVIHDVALQNLPVIFCIDRAGIVGADGATHHGVFDIAYLTCVPNMIVAAPINEIELRHLLYTASLGLDHPIAIRYPRGRGHIVDWEIPMQKLEIGKATSLKKGSKIAVISTGTIAHNVTEAIATIEETISHYHFCFIKPLDIDLLKQILQQYSTIITVEDGVIKGGFGSSILDFANQYGFKNTIITLGIPDQFIHHGTVDQLHDICGISPKKIFNTINTYL, from the coding sequence ATGCAACAATCATTTCTATCCAATATCAAATACCCATCTGATTTAAGAAAATTATCTCCTGATCAGTTACCTAAACTGGCAAGAGAACTTCGGGATTTTGTGATCAATATTGTTGCTGCTAAAGAGGGGCATCTCGGAGCAAGTTTAGGAGTTATAGAACTTACTATTGCGCTTCATTATATTTTTGACACCCCTAATGATCTCCTTGTTTGGGATGTGGGACATCAGGCATATCCACATAAAATCCTTACCGGAAGAAAAGATACATTTCACACCAATAGGCAATTGGGTGGTATAAGTGGGTTTCCTAAGCGTAATGAGAGTGACTATGATACTTTTGGAGTTGGGCATTCTTCTACTTCTATTTCGGCTGTATTAGGTATGGCAATTGCTTCTAAACTAAAAGGAGATATCACAAAACAGCATGTAGCAGTAATTGGTGATGCTTCTATTGCTAGCGGAATGGCTTTTGAAGGGCTTAATCATGCCGGAGTAACCGACACCAACATGTTAGTTATTCTTAATGATAATGCTATCGGTATCGACCCTAGTGTAGGTGCTTTGAAAGAATACCTTACTAAAGCTAAGATTGGAGTTAGACCAAGAAAAAATAATATTATCGAAGCATTGAACTTTAATTATTTTGGTCCTGTCGATGGGCATGACTTACCTATGCTTCTCAAAACTTTGGAAAAACTAAAAACAACAAAAGGCCCAAAACTTTTACATATTATTACTACTAAAGGAAAAGGTTTAAAACAAGCTGAAGAAAATCAGGTAAAGTACCATGCACCGGGTAAATTTGATGCTTCTACCGGAGATCTAATTTCAAAAGATAATACAGGATTACCACCTAAGTTTCAGGATGTTTTTGGGTTTACTATTCTTGAACTGGCAAGAGAAAACAAAAAGATTGTAGGTATTACACCTGCAATGCCTACCGGGAGTTCTCTAAAATATATGATGGAAGAAATACCAGATCGGGCTTTTGATGTAGGTATTGCTGAGCAACATGCGGTCACCCTTGCTGCCGGAATGGCAACACAAGGAATGATTCCTTTCTGCACTATCTACTCTACTTTTTTACAGCGCGCTTATGATCAGGTAATCCACGATGTAGCCTTACAAAATTTGCCTGTAATTTTTTGCATTGATCGCGCAGGTATTGTTGGTGCAGATGGCGCAACACACCATGGTGTTTTTGATATTGCCTATCTTACATGCGTCCCTAATATGATTGTTGCAGCTCCAATCAATGAAATTGAGCTAAGACATCTACTTTATACTGCTTCATTGGGGTTAGACCACCCCATAGCAATACGCTATCCCAGAGGAAGAGGACATATTGTTGACTGGGAAATTCCCATGCAAAAACTAGAAATTGGTAAAGCAACTAGCCTAAAAAAAGGTTCTAAAATCGCAGTGATCTCTACGGGTACTATTGCACATAATGTAACCGAAGCTATAGCAACTATAGAAGAAACAATTAGCCACTATCATTTTTGCTTTATAAAACCTTTAGATATTGATCTACTGAAACAAATATTGCAACAATACTCAACAATTATCACTGTAGAGGATGGAGTCATCAAAGGTGGTTTTGGGAGTTCAATACTCGATTTTGCCAATCAGTATGGTTTTAAAAATACTATCATTACCCTAGGTATTCCTGATCAATTTATTCATCATGGTACTGTAGATCAATTACATGACATTTGTGGGATTTCTCCTAAAAAAATCTTTAATACAATCAATACATACCTCTAA
- a CDS encoding chloride channel protein yields MSPQKKKTLLYKILKWRYRHISDKTFILILSILVGFTAGLVSLLLKNITHLIQVVLESDIISWQASFYFIIPIIGLLIVYIFTKYVFKRDIKSAIPLILHSLSKKNGVIRPIHGYLPLILAPITVGFGGSVGLLGPAISSGSALSSSFSTLFHVNRKTRVLLIGCASAGAISAGFKSPLAGLVFAVEVFSLDLTLTSLLPLLFASVSSIITSYFFLGDEVLFRFNVLEKFDIYDTPFYVILGVGTAFASIYFTKMYFGILHFFDRFSKKIHRLLIGGLAIGIMLYFIPPLYGEGLGFINGLLHGDHLTAIGKTPFDTMTSNIWIVIALLTGITIFKAVAMTATFAAGGSGGIFIPTMVMGSALGNVVSKVINNSGIGFHVSEANFTLLGMAGLIAGVLHAPLTSIFLIAEITSSYELFVPLMITTSISFIISKNKIEHNIYTRELAKQGHLLTHDKDQTVLTLMNLEDCIETNFIPVKPKYTLKQLLSEAVAKSNRNLFPVTDESNHLIGMVSLDDIRDIMFDITLYHKITVDTLMTQTSVTIIYEHDNAKTVMKKFQDTGAWNLPVIKNGKYFGFISKSKLLTAYRRKLINFTR; encoded by the coding sequence ATGTCTCCCCAAAAGAAAAAGACACTACTTTATAAGATACTTAAATGGAGGTATCGTCATATTTCTGATAAGACTTTTATTCTTATCTTAAGCATTCTTGTTGGGTTTACAGCTGGACTTGTTTCTTTATTATTAAAAAATATTACTCATTTAATCCAGGTCGTTTTAGAAAGTGATATTATCTCCTGGCAAGCTTCTTTTTATTTTATCATTCCTATAATAGGCTTATTAATCGTTTATATATTCACAAAATATGTATTTAAAAGAGACATAAAATCAGCAATCCCGCTTATTTTACATTCGCTTTCAAAAAAAAATGGAGTCATCAGACCTATTCATGGATATTTACCACTTATTCTTGCTCCGATCACAGTAGGTTTTGGTGGTTCGGTGGGGCTTTTGGGTCCAGCAATTAGTTCTGGATCAGCATTAAGTTCTAGCTTTAGCACCTTATTTCATGTTAATCGAAAAACACGAGTATTACTTATCGGTTGTGCCTCTGCCGGAGCTATTTCTGCTGGTTTTAAATCTCCTTTAGCTGGGTTGGTTTTTGCAGTTGAAGTATTTAGTTTAGACCTTACATTAACTTCCTTGTTACCATTACTTTTTGCTTCGGTATCGTCGATAATTACATCTTATTTTTTTTTGGGTGATGAAGTTTTATTTAGATTTAATGTTCTAGAAAAATTTGATATCTATGATACTCCATTTTACGTTATTTTAGGAGTAGGTACAGCTTTTGCTTCTATATATTTTACTAAGATGTATTTTGGAATACTACATTTTTTTGATCGGTTTTCTAAAAAGATTCATAGGTTATTAATTGGCGGACTTGCTATCGGGATCATGCTATATTTTATTCCCCCTCTCTATGGTGAAGGCCTTGGTTTTATAAATGGATTATTACATGGTGATCATCTAACTGCTATTGGTAAAACTCCATTTGATACTATGACGAGTAATATATGGATCGTCATTGCTTTATTAACCGGTATTACTATATTTAAAGCGGTTGCTATGACCGCTACTTTTGCCGCAGGAGGCTCTGGAGGAATATTCATTCCAACAATGGTCATGGGTAGCGCATTAGGTAATGTAGTATCTAAAGTAATTAATAATTCTGGAATAGGTTTTCATGTTTCTGAAGCCAATTTTACATTATTAGGAATGGCTGGGCTTATTGCCGGAGTGTTACATGCCCCGCTAACCTCAATATTTCTCATTGCAGAAATCACTTCTAGTTATGAATTATTTGTTCCGTTAATGATTACTACTTCAATATCATTTATAATTTCAAAAAATAAAATAGAACATAATATCTATACACGAGAACTCGCAAAACAAGGTCATTTATTGACTCATGATAAGGATCAAACCGTGTTAACCCTAATGAATCTTGAAGACTGTATAGAAACTAATTTCATCCCTGTAAAACCAAAATATACCTTAAAACAACTTTTAAGTGAAGCTGTGGCAAAATCAAATAGAAACCTATTTCCCGTTACTGATGAATCTAATCATCTCATAGGAATGGTTTCATTAGATGACATTAGAGATATTATGTTTGATATTACTTTATATCACAAAATAACTGTAGACACCTTGATGACTCAAACCTCGGTTACTATAATCTATGAGCATGACAATGCCAAAACGGTAATGAAAAAATTTCAGGATACCGGAGCCTGGAATCTACCCGTGATTAAAAACGGTAAGTATTTTGGTTTTATTTCAAAATCAAAACTTCTTACTGCATATCGTAGAAAGTTGATTAATTTTACACGATAA
- a CDS encoding cold-shock protein produces MEGTVKFFNESKGYGFITNDETGKDIFVHASGIDGEALNEGDKVEYNEEEGRKGLTAANVRIIHG; encoded by the coding sequence ATGGAAGGAACAGTAAAATTTTTTAACGAATCAAAAGGTTACGGATTTATTACCAACGACGAAACAGGAAAAGACATTTTTGTCCACGCTTCAGGAATTGATGGCGAGGCATTAAATGAAGGTGACAAAGTGGAGTATAATGAAGAAGAAGGAAGAAAAGGACTTACTGCAGCGAATGTGCGTATAATTCATGGATAA
- a CDS encoding nucleoside deaminase, whose translation MLDPLDDSYYMKKALQEAELAYEKNEVPIGAVIVVGDRIIARAHNLTELLNDVTAHAEMQAITAAANFLGGKYLKECTLYVTLEPCQMCAGALYWSQIKKVVYGAVDERRGCAAMGTKLHPKTEIIGGVLEEECGELLTRFFIEKRNLN comes from the coding sequence ATGTTAGACCCATTGGATGATTCTTACTATATGAAGAAAGCCCTTCAGGAAGCAGAATTGGCATATGAAAAAAATGAAGTTCCGATAGGAGCAGTTATTGTGGTAGGTGACCGAATTATAGCCAGAGCTCATAACCTTACAGAATTATTAAATGACGTTACAGCTCATGCTGAAATGCAGGCAATAACAGCGGCAGCAAATTTTTTAGGAGGAAAATACCTTAAAGAATGTACATTATATGTAACTCTCGAACCTTGTCAGATGTGTGCCGGAGCGTTATATTGGAGTCAGATCAAAAAAGTAGTATATGGTGCAGTTGATGAACGAAGGGGATGCGCTGCAATGGGAACAAAACTTCACCCAAAAACTGAAATTATAGGTGGTGTTTTGGAAGAAGAATGTGGAGAACTACTTACCCGTTTTTTTATTGAAAAACGAAATCTTAACTGA